From Enterococcus wangshanyuanii, the proteins below share one genomic window:
- a CDS encoding 2-hydroxyacyl-CoA dehydratase, whose amino-acid sequence MTIRAGIDVGSTTVKLVIIDEENHTKFAKYERHYSDVKAATEKVLIEAMNVLGEKTPLTMTITGSGGMGLADVLNISFVQEVIACTRTVEEIIPETDVAIELGGEDAKITFFDGALEQRMNGSCAGGTGAFIDQMAVLLKTDANGVNELAKNYQTIYPIASRCGVFAKTDVQPLINEGAAKEDIAASIFQAVVNQTIAGLAAGRKIKGKIAFLGGPLFFMSELRKRFIETLDIQPGDVIFPENPQLFVAMGAAIYSEGANLTTLEELIQRLTQGDQEQLKPTDTLEPLFQDEEELNAFRARHDQAKAQEKPLSEHQGVAFLGIDAGSTTTKVTLIDEDGNLLFSFYGNNQGQPLETTMEVLKDLYQQMPKDVFIGKAAVTGYGEHLIKNALKVDIGEVETMAHYKAADHFQPGVDFILDIGGQDMKAMTIKDGVLSSIQLNEACSSGCGSFIETFAKSLNYDVKDFAIEALSSKAPVDLGSRCTVFMNSKVKQVQKEGASVGDISAGLSYSVIKNAIYKVIKVRRPEELGKKIVCQGGTFYNEAVLRAFEMISEREVVRPSIAGLMGAYGAALIALENYELGQETTMLALDELDTFTAEKEFTHCGLCENNCMMTVTIFSDGRQFVTGNRCERGARIKVKREDRKVNMIDYKYRKLFKYRPLKEKDAKYGRIGIPRVLNMYENYPLWHTFFTDLGFRVELSPRSNKELYEQGMETIPSDTACYPAKITHGHIQALIDAEIPMIFYPGVVFERQESAEADNHFNCPIVQSYPDVIRNNVDDIRDGKVDYRNPYINLADEASVAKVLSDTFADLGISAEQVTQALRHGYEELDAFKEAIRNKGEETLVMLNQKGEKGIVLSGRPYHLDPEINHGIADVITQEGFHVLTEDSISHLGDVGNLRVVNQWVYHSRLYAAARVVAKSKNLELVQLNSFGCGLDAVTTDQVEEIMEQYGKIYTVLKIDEGSNLGAIRIRLRSLKAAVGEREKMNFEPKLQHEEPEKIVFTKEMKRTHTLLLPMLSPIHQSGLVDEALKASGYNVVCLPADDREAVNVGLKYVNNDACYPAIISIGQLVEALESGEYDLDHVSVMMTQTGGGCRATNYIPLLRKALNDAGFPQVPVVSVSMGNKGVESNPGFKFTLPMLKRLAVAFLYGDLFERVVYRTRPYETEVGMIDELHEKWLKQVEKNVRNGSLTLFNRNMKKIIKEFDEVPLLDIQKPKVGVVGEILVKYSPTANNDIVRLLEAEGAEAVVPDIVGFMNYSLYNQIFKYENLGMSKQSKNLAKFAIRMIEYVEKPMDKALSNSKRFDGINSIHELAEDAGKILSIGNHTGEGWFLTGEMIELLKSDVNNIVCMQPFGCLPNHVVGKGVTKELRRQYPKANIAPIDYDPGVSLVNQLNRIRLMMATAHKMMDEEKIHS is encoded by the coding sequence ATGACAATAAGAGCAGGAATAGATGTCGGTTCGACAACTGTGAAATTGGTAATTATCGATGAAGAAAATCATACCAAATTCGCAAAATATGAACGACATTACTCAGATGTGAAAGCAGCCACAGAAAAAGTTTTGATAGAAGCAATGAATGTTCTTGGTGAAAAAACACCTCTCACGATGACGATCACAGGTTCTGGAGGAATGGGGCTCGCAGATGTCCTAAACATTTCTTTTGTTCAGGAAGTGATCGCTTGTACAAGAACTGTAGAAGAAATTATTCCCGAAACCGATGTTGCGATCGAACTAGGCGGAGAAGATGCAAAGATCACCTTTTTCGATGGTGCGTTAGAGCAACGGATGAATGGCAGCTGTGCTGGTGGGACGGGAGCTTTTATCGATCAAATGGCCGTCTTATTAAAAACAGATGCAAACGGAGTCAATGAACTGGCGAAAAATTATCAAACGATTTATCCGATCGCTTCAAGATGCGGAGTATTTGCTAAAACAGATGTTCAGCCGCTGATCAATGAAGGGGCAGCAAAAGAAGATATTGCAGCTAGTATCTTTCAAGCGGTGGTCAATCAAACCATTGCAGGGTTAGCGGCAGGAAGAAAAATCAAAGGAAAGATCGCTTTTTTAGGCGGACCGCTTTTCTTTATGTCAGAGCTTAGAAAACGATTTATTGAAACGTTGGATATCCAGCCGGGAGATGTCATCTTCCCGGAAAACCCTCAGTTATTTGTTGCGATGGGAGCAGCCATTTATTCTGAAGGCGCGAATTTGACTACTCTAGAAGAGCTGATTCAGCGTCTAACGCAGGGAGATCAGGAACAATTGAAGCCAACCGATACCTTGGAACCGTTATTCCAAGATGAAGAGGAGTTAAATGCATTTAGAGCCCGCCACGATCAGGCTAAGGCGCAAGAAAAGCCTTTATCTGAACATCAAGGTGTCGCATTTTTAGGGATCGATGCAGGATCTACAACAACGAAAGTCACGTTGATCGATGAAGATGGTAATCTGTTGTTCTCATTTTATGGAAATAACCAAGGGCAGCCTTTAGAAACGACGATGGAAGTCTTGAAAGACTTGTATCAGCAAATGCCAAAGGATGTCTTTATCGGTAAGGCAGCAGTGACAGGTTATGGCGAACATTTGATCAAAAATGCTTTGAAGGTCGATATCGGTGAAGTAGAAACGATGGCGCATTATAAAGCGGCAGATCATTTTCAACCAGGTGTAGATTTTATTTTAGACATTGGCGGTCAGGATATGAAAGCGATGACGATCAAGGACGGTGTGTTATCCTCGATTCAACTGAATGAAGCTTGTTCATCAGGCTGCGGTTCGTTCATTGAAACGTTTGCCAAGTCGTTGAATTATGATGTAAAAGATTTTGCCATTGAAGCGTTGAGTTCAAAAGCACCGGTAGATTTAGGCTCACGCTGTACCGTATTCATGAATTCCAAGGTAAAACAAGTTCAAAAAGAAGGTGCTTCTGTTGGAGATATTTCAGCAGGTCTGTCCTATTCGGTTATTAAAAATGCGATTTATAAAGTAATCAAGGTTCGTCGACCAGAGGAGTTAGGAAAGAAAATCGTTTGTCAGGGCGGTACTTTTTATAATGAAGCTGTTTTACGGGCGTTTGAAATGATCAGCGAGCGCGAGGTGGTTCGTCCTTCTATTGCGGGACTGATGGGTGCTTACGGTGCTGCATTGATCGCTTTAGAAAACTATGAATTAGGACAAGAGACAACAATGCTTGCTTTAGACGAGTTGGACACATTTACTGCAGAAAAGGAATTTACACACTGTGGTCTTTGTGAGAACAATTGTATGATGACGGTCACTATATTTTCAGATGGTCGTCAATTTGTGACTGGCAATCGTTGTGAGAGAGGCGCTAGAATCAAAGTCAAAAGAGAAGACCGAAAAGTCAATATGATCGACTACAAATATCGGAAGCTCTTTAAATACCGTCCATTAAAAGAAAAAGATGCGAAATATGGTCGGATCGGGATCCCTCGTGTATTGAATATGTATGAAAATTATCCGCTATGGCATACGTTCTTCACTGATTTGGGCTTTAGGGTGGAATTATCACCGCGTTCAAATAAAGAGCTATATGAACAAGGCATGGAAACCATTCCTAGTGATACGGCCTGTTACCCAGCGAAAATTACTCATGGACATATTCAAGCGCTGATCGACGCAGAGATTCCGATGATTTTTTATCCAGGTGTTGTGTTTGAACGTCAAGAATCGGCAGAAGCGGACAATCATTTTAACTGTCCGATCGTTCAAAGCTATCCAGATGTGATTCGCAATAATGTTGATGATATTAGAGACGGTAAAGTTGATTATCGTAATCCATATATCAATTTAGCTGACGAGGCATCTGTTGCCAAAGTCCTGAGCGATACTTTTGCTGATTTGGGCATTTCCGCAGAGCAGGTTACTCAAGCGTTACGACATGGCTATGAAGAGCTCGATGCCTTTAAAGAAGCAATTCGTAATAAAGGGGAAGAAACCCTTGTAATGCTGAATCAAAAAGGCGAAAAAGGGATCGTTCTTTCTGGTAGACCCTATCATTTGGACCCGGAAATCAATCATGGGATCGCAGATGTGATCACACAAGAAGGATTTCATGTATTGACGGAAGATAGTATTTCTCATTTAGGTGATGTAGGCAATTTACGTGTCGTCAATCAGTGGGTCTATCATTCTCGCCTATATGCTGCTGCTCGTGTCGTTGCTAAGTCTAAAAATCTAGAACTTGTTCAGTTGAATTCATTTGGCTGCGGGCTGGATGCAGTAACAACGGATCAAGTAGAAGAAATCATGGAACAATATGGCAAAATCTATACAGTCTTGAAAATTGATGAAGGATCTAACCTGGGCGCAATTCGAATTCGTTTACGTTCACTCAAGGCGGCAGTTGGTGAAAGAGAAAAAATGAACTTTGAGCCGAAATTACAGCACGAAGAACCAGAAAAAATCGTATTTACAAAAGAGATGAAACGAACGCATACGCTACTTTTACCAATGTTAAGTCCGATCCATCAATCAGGATTAGTTGATGAAGCGCTAAAAGCATCAGGATATAATGTGGTTTGTCTGCCCGCTGATGACCGTGAGGCAGTCAACGTTGGATTGAAGTATGTAAACAATGACGCTTGTTATCCTGCGATCATTTCAATTGGGCAGCTTGTTGAAGCACTTGAGAGCGGTGAATATGATTTAGATCATGTGAGTGTGATGATGACACAAACCGGTGGCGGATGCCGAGCAACGAATTATATCCCGCTGCTTAGAAAAGCTTTGAATGATGCTGGATTCCCGCAAGTACCTGTTGTTTCTGTTTCGATGGGCAATAAAGGAGTAGAATCGAACCCTGGATTCAAATTTACTTTACCTATGTTGAAGCGTCTAGCAGTTGCTTTCTTATATGGTGATTTATTTGAACGAGTTGTTTATCGGACTCGTCCTTACGAGACAGAAGTAGGCATGATCGATGAACTTCATGAAAAATGGTTGAAGCAAGTAGAAAAAAATGTTCGCAATGGTTCGTTAACGCTATTTAATCGTAATATGAAAAAAATCATCAAAGAATTTGATGAAGTCCCACTACTGGATATTCAAAAGCCGAAAGTCGGCGTAGTTGGAGAAATCCTAGTCAAATATTCCCCAACAGCAAATAATGATATCGTCCGTTTGCTGGAAGCAGAAGGTGCTGAGGCAGTTGTTCCAGATATCGTTGGTTTCATGAACTATTCTTTATACAACCAAATTTTTAAATACGAGAATCTTGGTATGTCGAAGCAAAGCAAAAACTTAGCAAAATTTGCGATACGAATGATTGAATATGTTGAAAAACCAATGGACAAAGCTTTGAGCAATTCGAAGCGTTTTGATGGAATCAACTCTATTCATGAGCTGGCTGAAGATGCTGGAAAAATTTTATCGATTGGGAATCATACAGGAGAAGGCTGGTTCTTGACCGGAGAAATGATCGAGCTCTTGAAATCAGATGTAAACAATATAGTCTGTATGCAGCCGTTTGGTTGTCTGCCGAACCATGTAGTAGGTAAAGGGGTCACAAAAGAATTAAGACGGCAGTATCCTAAAGCAAACATAGCACCGATCGATTATGATCCAGGAGTATCCTTAGTCAATCAGTTAAATCGTATTCGTTTAATGATGGCTACTGCGCATAAAATGATGGATGAAGAAAAAATCCATTCATAA